From one Alicyclobacillus acidocaldarius subsp. acidocaldarius Tc-4-1 genomic stretch:
- a CDS encoding TIGR04086 family membrane protein, with translation MSRWNEGHRFDVLRAIPVVYGTLWSLCVALCGTVVVFLMAHYGEWGPERITTAAYVIHCLAVLFGAMAAARQGQGHGWFHGSATGLLYAVIMVAIGLFVDNTFTFDAGGLFRILLMSVIGAFGGVMGSAWVRS, from the coding sequence CGCCATCCCCGTGGTGTACGGCACCCTCTGGAGCCTGTGCGTCGCCCTTTGCGGCACGGTCGTCGTCTTTTTGATGGCGCACTATGGCGAATGGGGCCCCGAGCGGATCACGACAGCGGCGTACGTCATCCACTGCCTTGCCGTCCTGTTTGGCGCCATGGCAGCCGCGCGCCAAGGCCAGGGGCACGGATGGTTTCACGGCAGCGCCACCGGACTCCTCTACGCCGTCATCATGGTCGCCATTGGCCTCTTTGTCGACAACACCTTCACCTTCGACGCTGGAGGACTCTTTCGCATTCTTCTCATGTCGGTCATCGGCGCGTTTGGCGGCGTCATGGGGAGCGCGTGGGTTCGCTCGTAA
- the yajC gene encoding preprotein translocase subunit YajC, with product MKGSSSILFLILLIVVFYVLILLPQRRQQKSRAEMMKKLGPGARVMTAAGLYGEIVAMQGDIAIVRIADGVDVEMDQRAIVRVVEEGHGAEHDEAEDEADEAEDRGVDHDVEATDEGHDGPSEAEREFGEHHKEHGGA from the coding sequence TTGAAGGGTAGCAGCAGTATTCTGTTTTTGATTCTCCTGATTGTGGTGTTTTACGTGCTCATTCTGTTGCCGCAGCGGCGCCAGCAGAAGAGCCGCGCAGAGATGATGAAGAAACTGGGGCCGGGTGCGCGCGTGATGACGGCCGCGGGATTGTACGGCGAGATCGTCGCGATGCAGGGCGACATCGCGATTGTTCGCATCGCAGATGGCGTGGACGTGGAGATGGACCAGCGCGCCATTGTCCGCGTCGTGGAAGAAGGCCATGGCGCGGAACACGACGAAGCCGAGGATGAGGCGGACGAGGCCGAGGATCGCGGCGTGGACCACGATGTCGAGGCGACCGATGAGGGTCACGATGGTCCTTCGGAGGCGGAGCGGGAATTCGGAGAGCATCACAAAGAACACGGCGGGGCGTAA